attatgACCAAATGGGTCATtgtcattttatttgtttaattttgttcaCAATGCTGATCCATAAGCCAACAACTTCTTCACCTTGAATTTCGcaaattattttgagttttaataataataataataataaatttaacaatgcttaattATTATCAAATTCTATCAAGAAAGctgaattaaatatattaattcttCAATTAAGTAGACTATGCTctcattaaatataatttaaagatacatgataaaattttaattttactataaaattatgctttgattctctaaaatatttattttgattttgtaaattttataaaaaaaatttggtgaaataCAAGAACATGGTAAAGCCCAAACAACAAGCACGACTAGCACGACCACATCTGGGGCAGTTAACACCCTTACCATCGAACCATCACATGAGGTtcctaaattttataatttgatatgaTGTATTTAGTAAGAATTTTAATATAAACCTTGTTCATTTATTAGGTTAATTATTTCTAGGTTGAAATATATCAAAAGTTCATATATTCTttgtaaatttggaatttagtgtttgtactttaatttttaagaatttagtcattCTACTTTTTAGTTTTCCCAactattaaaaaatgttaaaattagttTGTtgaattcaagttcattacaacgTCAATTTTTTAGGTACAAGTCTGCCAAGTGggctttttttttcaaaaacatcaaaccaaaaaaattaataatgttaacaattagAACTGAAATTTGAAACAGTTaaaagactaaattcttaaaaataaaaatataaagactaaattccaaatttataaatagtagaaatacttatgacatattttaatcttatttctATTACTttaaactaattatttttataaaaaataatcattaCAATATATAATACAAACTAAGCATTTGTTATTGTTAATGCATGCATATTTATGTTTTTCTTCTAATGCAAACTTTTGTTATTgtagttaaattataaaatttttaacattaaaatttttatttatattaaaatgttaCATACACgacatttataataattaatcttATTTGTTAGGAGAAATGTACatattatttgcaatttaaatattttcaaatttgtatacCAATAACTTTTTTGCCAAGCATTATGTTGTAGGCACAAGAGTTTGGGTTTAATCCTAAATAACTTCATTCTCTTTcctcaattttcaaaaaaaaactatatatattttttcaaacttGTTAATACCCTTCCACTTCTTGGAAAAGACACTTGTTTGCATGACAGAAAGCATTGACTTCCCTTTGGCTCTACCTAAGATAGCATCTTGGTTGGCCACTCGCCCATACTTAAAGAGTGGCACTCTTCTGTTTCTAAGACCACTTACTTTTAGGTGTGAATACTCTCATTGCAATAATGAGTTTATTTAGCTATAATTATCACATATTGTTTGACTACATAATAGAATGACCCCCATGACATAGGGCTTCACACCCATGAATATCCTTTACATATTTGGAGGGATTGAATATTTATTCTGTCACATCATATTAGTAGACAAGAGGAACTTTTGAAACCTTAAAGTTACTCTGAGCAAATATCTTTATTCTCGCTCTTAGTTAGTCTGCCCTCTTGTTTTAATTTAACTCTTCCCCTCTTTAGGTGAACTGACCTCCACAAAGCCACCACACTATTTTCCCCTGTTGGACCCTGTATAAACAATTGGTGTAGCGAGCGTGAATCTGAAATGTCTTACATTAAAAAAGATACAACTCTAAACTCCTCTAACCCTGCCAACTCTAGTAACCTTGCCACTTCCTCTCAAGGGGATGGAAAAGATCTTGTCAATATTGACTTCCTTTGAACCAAAAACTTTCTCCCAACACTTCAACAAACAACCCAACTATTACCCCTCTTGAGCCTTCACACAACTCATGGCCTCCCTCAATATCCTCATATCCACTCCTTTTATTGATCCTACCGCTATACATACATGCCACCAACTACCCTAGAAACTCAAATCTCATCTAGCACTCTTGTTCCAAACTTTTCCAATCTAGTAACTTTCTAATCTTAGCCCACTATGGCCATTCCTTAAATTAAACTTCCCAACAATAACGGGGATCTGGCCCTCAATTGCAAGTTAATGAGATGTAAGAGAAAATGTGTCTTATGCAAAAGCAATTCTTGGTTCAACAACATCAGTTTCAGGAGTAGTAAGAACGCCAATACCTGTTGGATTTGCAAAATACCCACAATGAACAATTGATTGTAGAGCTTCACACAACCAATGATGTGGCCAAAGAGAACAACTTGCTTGATCCCATCCACCTAGAAGACTAACTCAATTAACCATTAATAGAAATCAAAGGGATGGTAATGGCGATGAGATTATAGAAGAGGCTTGACACAACAACCACCCAGACCGAGGAGCTCACAACAAAACACACTTTGTAGAAGAACATATACCAACCCTTAAGTTGGAGTTATTGAAAATGGTCAAGGTTACCAAGGCTAATGAAGCTTCATGGAGTTATGCCAATGAACCTCTACCCCATCAGTTTTAGTTCATACCCTTTCGGGCATCTTTAAGTTCGCCAAGTTGCCTTACAATGAAGTGGGTGGCCTAGAAGATCATCTCGCCAACTATAATAATCACATGACCATCCTTGAGGATTCAAATAAATTCAAGTGTAGAGCCATCTCCATGACTTTACCTGGCACTGCTTGATAGGGGTACCTATCTATTTCTTAGGTGTCCATCTACAGTTTTGATCAGTTAGATGGGTTATTCATAACTAGTTTTTTGGCTAACAATACCTCTCAACAATCCTCAGCATATCTTATGTCCATTTGGAAACATGAGGAAGAGCCTTTCCatgattttatgaaaagattTAACACAACAATGATGATCATAAAAGGTGCATCTGATGATGTAACCATTCAGGCCTTCATGGTTGGGACTAcacattaatttttataattccaCATTATTAGCAACCCACCAAGTAAATTATCTCAATTGTATGAGATGGCTCATCGTTTTACAGAAGCGGACCAGATGGATATTTATTGGGCCAAGTCTTTGACCTTGGCAGTCCATGCTACCAATATCTCAAAGCGTTCTTCCCCTCTGTGACACTATCAACTTCCGCAGAGGACTCGTCCCCTAGTAGGTAATGGGCAATTTTATTAGTACAATTCACAGCAACAAGGTGATAGGTGGATTGTAAATACTATAGAAAGTCCTCGTCACTTAAGACCTACTAGGGACAATCGACTAGGTTAGCACCATCGAAACCGTGTCCAATATAACCGCCATCGTACATATCAATTTACTTGTTATCCAATTGTCATATTTGATTAGGTGAAATACTAAGGGATTCTAGGCAAACCTCCGACCATGCCTCCTAACCTTCAACAAGATGAGTCACCCTTTCATTATAGATACCACGCCGAGTGGAGCCATAGCACAGAGCGTTACGTCTAGTTAAAGGATATCATTGAGGCTGTCATTCATAACGGCCGAGGTCTTAGTTAAAATCAACCACAAGAATTAAACTTATCTTTTAACCACACAAACATGCCTAATTGAAAACTAATTAAGAGTAAGGTTGAACTATATAATACTTACTCATAACACATATAAAAGAGATAAAATAACTTTAGTCCCCAAACTTAGTAATTTATTACTTTTTGATTCGTGATTTTTTTTTGTCCTTGTTGATCCCAAAATTTAACTTTGATtacctaattttttaaaaaaaattataatttttctttgtattttttagattttatataaaaaaattatatgatgaTGTGATATTTTAATAAAGTGCCATATTATTACACTTTAGTGGAATCCaaatttaagaactaaattaaaaaatatatatcaaattccAAAATTAATAGGGATGAAAAAGTTTAGCAAATTCAATGCCTAAGTACTGCTTTATCccatacaaaatataccaaatcgaGTAGaaccaaggaagaagatgatcTCAAAACAACAAAATAGGCGTACCTACACGCAAGCATATTCCTGTGAATAATCTGATTCTTTCCGCTACATTATCTATActacaaaccaaaccaaacccaagtaaaataataatttacacatAAAATAAGTTTCCTCTcgtcttttaatatatatatatatatatatatattaaaaaaaacataaaaaaaacatttaaagtCGTTAAAAAATTCAAGCTTTTTGAGCGAGAGGGAAATGAATCGCAGCCTCCTCACATAAAATTACATCCATATCTATATATACAGTCTCTGTTGTGTTGAAATTTCAACTCTTCTTTTTTAAAgtttcgaattttaaaaaaataaaagagaaaaaatctCAGCAATGCCGGAGGAGACGAATTCCATAGACTACATTATGGAGAAGGCATCGGGGCCTCACTTCTCCGGCCTCCGTAGTCCGACCTCCGCCTCTTCCTCTTCGTCCTTTTTCGCCGACGCCAACGCTCCTCGTCAGCCCTTCGTCATCGGTATTCCCTTCCCCCACTTCACTCTTCTCTTTAAAACAAACTAATCGTTTTCCGATAACCAACTGAAATCTGAATAGCTACTGCTTGTCTctaatttggcttttatttcttaaaattaaataaaaagagaagccttcttttattatttatttataaaaaaaatggtaaattttgatcTCTATTTATTCCTTGAGTGATTAAGCAGGTGTTTCTGGAGGTACAGCTTCAGGTAAAACGACAGTCTGTGACATGATCATCCAACAGCTCCACGATCACCGCGTTGTACTTGTCAATCAGGTTCAAATTCaagttaatttatttgattatgaACTGTATTTTATTACACTGTTagtttatattttctttcttctttttttcttatgATGTAGGATTCGTTTTATCGTGGTTTAAATACTGAAGAGTTAAAACGCGTGCACGAGTATAATTTTGATCACCCTGGTAAACTAGTTGGATCTTGTTTGCTGAATTTGATGCCTTTTGTTATATTAGATGGTATTTTCTTGACTGTGCTTCATTTGTTATTTTGCTTGTGTAGATGCTTTTGATACTGAGCAGCTTCTGGAATGTGTTGAGAAGCTTAAAAGTGGGCAATCTGTTCAGGTCCCGATCTATGATTTTAAGCAACATCGTCGGTCTTCGGATAGTTTCCGACAGGTAGTTAGTTTGTTCCTCGTTAAACCATGTTTAATGATACAGGAGCAAGCATTGTACTACTCAATTAGGAGCTTGGAATAGTTGTTTTGGATGTTTGTTTCTACTTTAGATGAAATGCTTGCTTGCACTTGcattttacttttctttctccttttagACTTTTAGTTATTAAATTCTTCGTAGCATTGCAAAATATCCAAATATGTAGGTGATAATTCAATAAGTTGGCTGCTTATCTGGATTTGCATGGTGTTTAATCTATTTTCAGGTTAATGCTTCTGATGTCATAATTTTGGAAGGAATTCTTGTTTTCCATGACCAGCGTGTCAGGAACCTTATGAATATGAAGATTTTTGTTGATACAGGTTTGACCTCTTTTACGAAGATACTTATTGTCACAGCATCCTAAAATGATCGCCAAAGAAATGCTTATTCGTATGATTTAGTGAAGATGCTAGATTTGTTTTCTTTACTTAAGATTTATTAACATGCATAGTTATTGAGGTTAAACAACCCATAACCATTGTCAACCACtccaaaaggaaaaaagaaaaaaagaaaagaaaaagaaaagaaaagaaaagtaagaAAGTGTAGAAACTGGATTAAATTTAAATGTTCGTCAAGAAAAATCTGGTTGATAACTGAGCTGGTATGGAAACTAGTGTATAAAACTGCGCTTAAAGTCAACTTGTGTATTAATTGAGTAATTGTTGTCCACGAACTGTTTTAAATTGTAAATAGCCAGTGGCCTGCCAGCCAATAGAAGAGGAACGTTGGTTTAGCAATGGTTTTTATTTCCAAAAGTGGACCCAATCAATTCATggaagttttaaatttgggttcTTAGATCCCTAGGATTGTCACCAAAAAATTACTCTAAGAACATTATCTCCTCACCTAGTTGAACGTGTGTACGTCTGTTTCTTTGCTTGATGAATGGTGCATCTGTTCTTTTTTCCCTGTGACCATGTTTCTTCTTTCTTGCTTTCATGGGTTCTTACAGTTCTCGGTTTTATTTGGCAATTTATTATAGATGCTGATGTGAGGCTTGCTCGTAGAATAAGACGAGATACAGTTGAGAGGGGTAGGGATGTAAACTCTGTTCTTGAACAAGTAAGCCTATGtataccatatttttctttgtaatttaataCCTGAAATTATTCCTGAACAAGCACAAATCTTCGGGTGGAATTTATACTTTCCGTGATATGCAGCTTGTTTAATTTTACTTGTCAGTAGTTGGTGTCATGGTGTATGTGTGTGTACCAGTTGTAGTCGGACATTGGAGTGAATATCTGGAAGAATAACAGGCTTTTGGAACAGGATACACCCTCATTCTCATATGTCCCACTAAGACACTTATGGAAAGCTTTTCGAACAATGTGCCTCAcatttaagtatttcaacatttCAGTAATTACATTGCAATGTTTTGTTATTTATGCAGTACGCGAAGTTTGTCAAGCCTGCATTTGATGATTTTGTTCTGCCATCAAAGAAATATGCTGATGTCATCATCCCCCGAGGAGGTGATAATCATGTTGCGATTGATTTGATTGTGCAACATATCCGCACTAAGCTTGGTGAGCATGACCTCTGCAAAATATATCCCAATGTGTATGTCATCCAGTCAACATTTCAGGTATATCTCATGCTTTATCTCTATCCTATTTCTTTTATAACTTGTTTGATCTCGTAGAGTAACACATTTATGGTATCAGCATTGCTCGCTGCTAGCAAGCATAGAACTGTTCCTCTGTGCTATATTCATGTGCAGCTCTTTCATGTGCCATTTACCCTAAAATGTTCTGGTAAATCATCAGTGTTCCATGGTGAGAGAAATTTGCCACACTTATTGTAGTTAGAGCTTCATGATTGGCAAAAATGATGGCACTTTTATACTTGAAGTGTATGGtcctttatttttaactttaattatttcatatttaagacTTATTGTGCAGATTAGAGGAATGCATACTTTGATTAGAGACAGGGATATTTCTAAGCATGATTTTGTCTTCTATTCAGATCGGCTTATTCGTCTGGTACCTTCTATTATAACTTATATATGaactgtgttttttttttttttattgtgaGTGTTTTTCGAATGCGAAATATAACTGATTTTGTTGCATTTGATTTAGGTGGTGGAGCATGGTCTTGGACATTTGCCTTTCACCGAGAAGCAAGTAATAACGCCAACAGGTAAGGAAACTCCCAGTTCTCCTTTCTGATTATTTGCAATTGAGAGACGTCTGAaaagaaaatggtgaatttttgttcatcttaaGATGTCTCATCATTGAAACAGTTAATATTTGCTTACGTTTGAAACTGGCTGATATTTCTTTCCAGCATCGATATATACTGGGGTTGATTTTTGCAAAAAGTTGTGTGGTGTTTCCATTATTAGAAGGTGAGCTTTCAATCAGGTATTGATTTGGTTAGTTTTTGTTATTTTACAGCGGACCTTGTTTAGTCAAAATGGGGGGTATTGGGCGATCTACTATTAGGTatgataaaataatgatgaatcttaGCTCAGTTGTTTTTATTCTGCATTTACTAACaagtttttctccttttttttttttttaattacagtGGTGAAAGCATGGAAAATGCATTACGTGCATGTTGCAAAGGAATAAAAATTGGCAAAATTCTGATTCACCGTGATGGAGATGATGGGAAACAGGTCAGAAATGTTCTTTGGATCTTTATGCGGTTAGGTACTGCATATAAATCAATCTTAGCCAATAATATGCTTTCTTGAAAACATTTCAGCTTATCTATGAGAAGCTTCCCAAGGATATTTCCGAACGACATGTCCTCCTTCTGGATCCGGTTCTTGGTACAGGTAAGCTTGTTCCTCTTTTAGAAGCTACTTTATGCACCATTTTTCATTCCTGATGTTGTCATTGAATTGCAAGAAAGACCAAGGAAAAGAAGGTTGTCTTGAATTTTTTCTGGTTAATGAATCAGATTAAGTGGAGAATTATTCAACTTTTTCTTGTAGGGAATTCTGCGAACCAGGCCATTGAACTACTGATACAGAAAGGAGTTCCGGAATCTCACATTATATTCCTGAACCTCATCTCTGTAAGTTTTTAACGTTGTTGACTGCGAAATTTGGATGCAACTACTACTTTGCAATCCTTCCTACGTATTGATCCCAAACCTAATTTTCTTTTCCTCAGGCGCCTGAAGGAATCCATTGTGTTTGCAAACGGTTCCCATCCTTGAAAATCGTCACTTCAGAGATTGATGTTGCACTAAATGAGGAATTCCGTGTTATACCAGGGATGGGTGAGTTTGGGGATCGTTACTTTGGCACTGATGACTAATCCACCATTGTTGGCCAAGTTCCAACTAACCAGGTATCATATGGAACCGGTTGCTTGAATATGTAACATTCCAAAGTACATGTAGAAGGTATTGGGTAGGATGATGGGGAGAAAAGTCCGTAGATGAGTTCCAGATCATTTTACTTCGTTATCTTGTTGCCTTTAAATGCTCTGATCCGCGAACTTGCAGTGAAGTCGTAAAACATTATGACTACCAAATCTATGCAGTTGATTTTAGACAATTCCTGCTATGATAGTTTCCCTTTAGGGTTAATTACACTATCCCCTGattgatataaatataaattttaaatcataatttGAATGCTGCAATTAACCTTTTATTTGATGAACTTGAATGACCAAATTTGTTAAGATTTAATCATTGCATTCAATAAATATCGGATTCTAACATTTTTAATCTCTATCCTTAATCaagattttctttattttagaaaagttaattaATTCCTCACACTTTTTAACTCTACAATATCTCCCGcgttgtttattattattattattattattattattattattattattattattattataaatttaaaatacaaatgtgtgtctaaaaataacatacaataaataataaaatatatagtttGAAAATAACTAATAAATCTATGCTATTTTAAGTGTTTTATTGGGTTGGTGTCACCCTCAATCGGATCACCAACTCGattagtaaaattataaaaatacccttttgtgatttaattaagttaaattattcaaaagtatTTTAGcctttttcattttaacaaaaatcaataaaaacataTCTATAATAGGATTTAAACTTGTGCCGATtagtttagaaaaattttaaatttactaatcaaCCAATTTATTATGCGTCTTATTGAATTGGTGTCACCTTTAACAAGATCACTTACTCAGTtaagaaattttagaaatatactttcgtaattaaaataaattatattattcgagggtaatttaatatttttatttttaaaaaatcaataaaaatatgtatgtggAGGGATTTGAACTCGAATCAATTGCATTAGTAAAGCCTTTAATTTATTACttgattaaagtttattttaatagaaattctATCACATACGTATGCGTGAAGAAACCATAAATATAAAACACAAATGTGTATTTAAAAAtagcatacaataaataatgaaatattagCCTTGAAACTAAGTAAtgataataacacatgaaatacgtacgatactaaaaataaaaaaaattagattaaaatctCTTATGACATGCAACACATCTTCTAAAGTGTGACCACAAACTCCACATGCTGAACTATGACCCAAGCCTCGACGGACTTTTTCTGTGTTGGTGAGTAATTTCTGCTTGAGCACTAGCCAGATAAAAAATCTAACTCTTTGGGGGCCTTTGAACTTCCAAGGGATCTTCCAGATATCTTACTTCTTTTTCCAAGAACCTTCCTGGATTTTGCCATGTGCACTTTTAACAAAGAAGGAACCGGTCCTGGTTCCTCCTAATATAATCCTGTCAACTCTTGCTACCAAATGAGGTGGAGGTATCCTAATAATCTTTTGAATGACAGTCTCAGGCATAGAGCCGAAACAAATCAAGGTTCCAAGTACCATTGTCAACCATCATATTTGTAAGCAAGTAGTCCAAATCAAGACTAGCATGATCGGGAATCAGATT
This window of the Gossypium hirsutum isolate 1008001.06 chromosome A09, Gossypium_hirsutum_v2.1, whole genome shotgun sequence genome carries:
- the LOC107888854 gene encoding uridine kinase-like protein 1, chloroplastic, with protein sequence MPEETNSIDYIMEKASGPHFSGLRSPTSASSSSSFFADANAPRQPFVIGVSGGTASGKTTVCDMIIQQLHDHRVVLVNQDSFYRGLNTEELKRVHEYNFDHPDAFDTEQLLECVEKLKSGQSVQVPIYDFKQHRRSSDSFRQVNASDVIILEGILVFHDQRVRNLMNMKIFVDTDADVRLARRIRRDTVERGRDVNSVLEQYAKFVKPAFDDFVLPSKKYADVIIPRGGDNHVAIDLIVQHIRTKLGEHDLCKIYPNVYVIQSTFQIRGMHTLIRDRDISKHDFVFYSDRLIRLVVEHGLGHLPFTEKQVITPTASIYTGVDFCKKLCGVSIIRSGESMENALRACCKGIKIGKILIHRDGDDGKQLIYEKLPKDISERHVLLLDPVLGTGNSANQAIELLIQKGVPESHIIFLNLISAPEGIHCVCKRFPSLKIVTSEIDVALNEEFRVIPGMGEFGDRYFGTDD